Proteins from one Candidatus Zixiibacteriota bacterium genomic window:
- the miaB gene encoding tRNA (N6-isopentenyl adenosine(37)-C2)-methylthiotransferase MiaB yields the protein MNSATSSLAALARVNLQTFGCQMNEYDSELVGSILGERGFALTADETAADVILFNTCAIRETAHTRIYARLDALLHEKKARPELIVGVLGCMSQNLKEDLLLRFPAVDLICGPDAYRHLPDLIDRARSLRERGTAVELSEYETYDDIAPTRVEGVNAWIAIMRGCDNYCTFCVVPYTRGRERSRDPEGILAETRTLASQGYKQVTLLGQNVNSYRHNGTTFADLMASVAQIPGIARVRFTSPHPQDFPAQLLEVIAGDDRLCKHIHLPLQAGSDRILKKMNRGYTRDGFLRLVDQIRTTIPGVALTTDIICGFPTETDAEFAATEAVMREVEFDSAFIFKYSERVGTIAAKLWDDDIPEPVKSERVTRLVDLQREISLRHHQTMVGSTVRVLIEGESRKNAHEWKSRTDGNAIVVFADPTATTGDFRNVRLTEATPNTLRGIAIH from the coding sequence ATGAATTCAGCGACATCATCTCTGGCCGCGCTCGCCCGCGTCAACCTTCAGACCTTTGGCTGCCAGATGAACGAGTACGACTCCGAATTGGTTGGCTCGATTCTGGGGGAACGGGGGTTTGCGCTCACGGCCGATGAGACCGCCGCCGACGTGATCCTCTTCAACACCTGCGCCATCCGCGAGACCGCCCACACCCGCATCTATGCGCGGCTCGATGCGCTCCTGCACGAGAAGAAGGCCCGGCCGGAACTGATCGTCGGCGTCCTCGGCTGCATGTCGCAGAATCTGAAAGAAGATCTGTTGCTGCGTTTCCCCGCCGTCGATCTGATCTGTGGCCCCGATGCCTATCGTCATCTCCCCGACCTGATCGACCGCGCCCGCAGTCTGCGCGAACGCGGCACCGCCGTCGAGCTGTCCGAATACGAAACCTATGACGACATCGCGCCGACCCGTGTCGAGGGCGTCAATGCCTGGATCGCGATCATGCGCGGCTGCGACAACTACTGCACGTTCTGTGTCGTTCCCTATACGCGCGGCCGCGAACGCTCCCGTGATCCCGAGGGCATTCTGGCCGAGACACGCACGCTCGCCTCACAGGGATACAAGCAGGTCACACTCCTGGGGCAGAATGTCAACTCCTACCGCCACAATGGCACGACCTTCGCCGACTTGATGGCCTCAGTCGCCCAAATCCCCGGCATCGCGCGCGTTCGCTTCACCTCGCCCCATCCGCAGGATTTCCCCGCGCAGCTTCTGGAAGTGATCGCCGGCGACGACCGCCTCTGCAAACACATCCATCTCCCTCTGCAGGCCGGGTCGGATCGTATCCTCAAGAAGATGAACCGCGGCTACACGCGCGATGGCTTCCTGCGTCTGGTCGATCAGATTCGCACCACGATTCCCGGTGTCGCCCTGACGACCGACATTATCTGCGGCTTCCCGACCGAGACCGACGCCGAATTCGCCGCGACCGAAGCCGTGATGCGCGAGGTGGAATTCGACTCCGCCTTCATCTTCAAGTATTCCGAGCGCGTCGGCACCATCGCCGCCAAACTCTGGGATGATGACATCCCCGAACCCGTCAAGTCCGAGCGTGTCACCCGTCTTGTCGACCTGCAGCGCGAGATCTCGCTACGACATCACCAGACGATGGTCGGCTCGACCGTCCGCGTGCTGATCGAAGGGGAGAGCCGCAAGAACGCCCACGAATGGAAATCTCGCACCGACGGCAACGCCATCGTCGTCTTTGCCGACCCCACGGCAACCACCGGCGACTTCCGCAACGTCCGCCTCACCGAAGCGACCCCGAATACGTTACGGGGGATTGCGATCCACTGA
- the mtaB gene encoding tRNA (N(6)-L-threonylcarbamoyladenosine(37)-C(2))-methylthiotransferase MtaB — protein sequence MRGRGRSDPPRRIGSACPERPVLSAVEGSRRGEGVRRASFYTLGCRLNQAETALIAEQFRTSGYAIVEHGAAADVAVIHTCSVTEHADARCRQEIRKARRRSPDALVCVVGCYAQAEPGTVAAIDGVDLIVGNDRKFALADLIGVAIAARSGVPVSPWADVGTAGRALTRQPTVLVSPRPDATEIEYPMAGYYPHQTRANIKVQDGCDFCCAFCILPRIRGQARSRPLPDIIAEGHELARRGHKELVITGVNVGTYASNGHTLADVARSLSGIRGVARVRVSSIEPSTVSDDLLRWMAESPAACRHLHLPLQSGDDRVLSRMKRVYTTSEYARFIDKVKTMIPDVGLGTDIMVGFPGESERGFANTVRFVSELPFSYLHVFSYSDRPKTAGLYLSDKCSPDAIKERSAIMHDLAAWKKQRFFADHIGRTVEVLFETVDTDGWRKGFTGSYLRVGVPPDHARENDLSDTIVAGIDSDFCRGAGAPRVEDPERSREAVPSTSEI from the coding sequence GTGAGGGGGAGAGGTCGATCCGATCCGCCGCGGCGGATCGGATCGGCTTGCCCTGAGCGACCTGTCCTGAGCGCAGTCGAAGGAAGTCGAAGGGGTGAGGGAGTTCGTCGCGCCTCCTTCTACACCCTCGGCTGTCGCCTCAACCAGGCCGAGACTGCGCTGATCGCCGAACAGTTCCGCACGTCCGGCTATGCGATTGTCGAGCACGGCGCGGCCGCCGATGTCGCCGTCATCCACACCTGCTCGGTGACCGAGCATGCCGACGCCCGTTGTCGCCAGGAAATCCGCAAGGCCAGGCGTCGTTCTCCCGATGCGTTGGTCTGCGTCGTCGGCTGCTATGCCCAGGCCGAGCCGGGAACAGTCGCGGCCATTGACGGCGTCGATCTGATCGTCGGCAACGACCGCAAATTCGCGCTGGCGGATCTAATCGGCGTAGCAATCGCCGCCCGCAGCGGTGTGCCGGTCAGCCCTTGGGCTGACGTGGGCACGGCAGGCCGTGCCCTTACAAGGCAGCCAACGGTGCTTGTCTCGCCCCGTCCCGATGCGACCGAGATCGAATACCCGATGGCCGGATACTACCCGCATCAGACCCGTGCCAACATCAAGGTCCAGGATGGTTGCGACTTCTGCTGCGCTTTCTGCATTCTACCACGGATTCGTGGCCAGGCGCGTTCGCGTCCCCTCCCCGACATCATCGCCGAGGGTCACGAACTGGCCCGCCGCGGCCACAAAGAACTGGTGATCACCGGCGTCAACGTCGGCACGTATGCGAGCAACGGTCACACCCTCGCCGATGTCGCCCGTTCCCTGTCGGGTATCCGTGGCGTGGCGCGTGTTCGTGTGTCATCGATTGAACCATCAACCGTCAGCGATGATCTCCTGCGCTGGATGGCCGAATCGCCGGCGGCATGCCGCCATCTCCATCTCCCCCTGCAATCGGGTGACGACCGTGTCCTCTCCCGTATGAAACGCGTCTACACCACATCCGAATACGCCCGCTTTATCGACAAAGTGAAGACCATGATCCCCGATGTCGGCCTGGGCACCGACATCATGGTCGGCTTTCCCGGCGAATCCGAGCGCGGATTCGCGAACACCGTTCGCTTTGTCTCGGAACTTCCCTTCTCATACCTGCATGTATTCTCGTATTCCGACCGTCCCAAGACCGCCGGCCTGTATCTCTCCGACAAATGCTCCCCGGACGCGATCAAAGAACGCTCCGCGATCATGCACGACCTCGCCGCCTGGAAAAAGCAGCGCTTCTTCGCCGATCACATCGGCCGCACCGTCGAGGTCCTCTTCGAGACCGTCGACACCGACGGCTGGCGCAAGGGCTTCACCGGATCGTATCTTCGGGTGGGAGTGCCGCCGGATCACGCGCGGGAGAATGATCTGAGCGACACGATTGTAGCTGGGATCGACTCCGACTTCTGCCGCGGTGCAGGGGCACCGCGTGTCGAAGACCCCGAGCGAAGCCGAGAGGCCGTGCCATCAACCAGTGAAATCTGA